CTTCCCAGCTAACTCCCTTTCCAGCCTTCCACAACCCCAATAAAGTCGTTGCCAATATCCCATACAACATTACGGGACCAATTCTAGAGAAACTGCTAGGCACGATTACCAACCCAGCCACTGAGCCATTTGACTCGATTGTCCTGCTTGTCCAAAAAGAAGTGGCAGAACGATTGTATGCTCAACCGAGTTCAAGAGCATTTGGGGCATTATCAGTACGAGTACAGTATTTAGCAGAGTGTGAGTTGATATCCTTAGTGCCAGCGGGAGCTTTTCATCCCCCACCCAAGGTAGATTCAGCGGTGGTGCGGCTGCGTCCCCGCAAGTTATCACCAGCTGCCAACGATCCTCGCCGCCTGGAAACTTTGGTAAATCTCGGCTTTGCTGCTAAGCGCAAAATGTTGCGAAATAATTTGAAAAGCATAGTAGACCGCGATCGCCTCACCCAATTACTGGAACAATTAGAAGTAAATCCCCAAGCCCGCGCCGAAGACCTCAGCGTCGCTCAGTGGGTAGCCCTAAGTAATACGCTAAGGGTAAGGGTAGGGGAAGCAGGGGAAGCAGGGGAAGCAAGAGTGTAATCCAAAATCCAAAATCCAAAATCTAAAATCCCCTAACCCCTAACCCCTAACCCCTAACCCCTCGCCCCTCGCCCCTAAAAATGCGTTCTTACACCCTAATTGCTCCAGCCAAAATCAATCTGTATTTAGAAATCCTTGGCGATCGCCCAGATGGCTATCACGAACTGGCAATGGTGCTGCAAAGCATCAATTTAACTGACAAGATCAACCTGCGTTCGATTAGTACTGACACTATCCGCGTCCACTGTGAGCATCCCCAAGTACCAATGGATAAGAGCAACCTTGCTTACCGTGCAGCAGCACTGATGACGGCGGAATTTCCGGCAGCTTTTGCCCAGTATGGTGGAGTAGAAATTACCATCCAAAAACAGATTCCTATAGCAGCTGGGTTAGCTGGAGGTTCTACGGATGCGGCAGCTGTTTTAGTAGGATTGGATTTACTGTGGAAGCTTGGGCTCACTCAGTCGGAGTTGCAAGAACTGGCAGCCCAATTAGGGTCAGACGTGCCTTTTTGTGTGGCGGGTGGAACAGCGATCGCTACTGGGAGGGGCGACCAACTTTCACCCCTACCCAGTCTGGATAATTTATATGTGGTGCTAGGAAAATATCGCAGCCTTACAGTTTCTACACCTTGGGCTTATCAGACCTATCGGCAGCAGTTTGGTAGTTCTTACGTAACTGATACACAAAGCCTGGAATCTCGCGCTCGTGCAGTACACTCTGAGGCAATCGTCAAAGCAATCATCCATGAGGATGGGGTGGAAATTGGGCAAAGGCTCCACAATGATCTAGAGCGGGTAGTTTTGCCAGAGTATCCACAAGTACTACAACTGCGGCAGGTGTTTCAGGACAATGGTGTCTTAGGGGCAATGATGTCTGGCTCTGGTCCAACTGTGTTTGGGTTGTGTGAGTCTTACGCTCAAGCACAGCAGGTTCAGCAGCAGGTAAGAGCAGCAATTCCTGACCCTGATTTAGACCTCTGGCTAGCTCAACTGTGCAGTACAGGTATCCAAGTTGCCTCTTCCCATTAAGAATTGAGTACAGCCTTTGAAACTAAGGCAAGACACATATGAACAACCCTACACCTACTGAGAAAACGATTGCCCAGTCGCATGATACAGCTCAAACGCTACCGAGTCCTGTGCGGTGTTTGAGCGGAGCCTTGATTTCTGGAGGAATGGCGATCGCGCTCTACTCCCTGATGACATCCATTGCTCAGACTTTTGCTGCCAAACCCATCCATTCGGACAATCCAGCCGTTGTAAATATTGCCTCTGCTGTTCGTACCCTAGTTGTAGGGATAGTTGCTTTAGGAACTGGGATATTTGGTTTAGTGGCTCTAGGACTGGTTGCTCTGGCTGTCCAAATCTTAGTCCAACGGCTAACAAAACGCTTTGCTCCGCCTTCAGATAGGCAGTAAAGCACCAAAGAACTTTAATCCTAGGCGGCAAGCAGGGTAGTAAATTGCGTGGAAGTCAGTTTCTAGCCGATCGCTTCGCGCCAGATCGGTGCGCTCCCCTCTATTAACTGTTTTTGACCACACCCGCTAAATCAGCTTGCAGAAAATCAATAAACTGTCTTGCTGTCCTGCCTGAACGTCCATTGTGACGAGTTGCCCACTGGAGGGCGCGGTACTCTAAATCTTCCTGAGTGAGGGTAATTCCGGCTTGTGCTGCTAAATGCTGGACAATTGTGAGATAAGTTGGTTGGTCGGCTGATTCAAAGGTTAAAGTCAGACCAAAGCGATCGCTAAACGAAAGTTTCTCTTGCACTGTATCCCAGGCGTGGACTTCTTCATTGTTGCTAGGACGGGGGCGATCGCCAAAAAATTCTCGAATCAGGTGCCTGCGATTAGAAGTGGCATAAATCACCACATTTTGAGGTCGTGCCGTTAAATTCCCTTCTAACACAACTTTAAGGGCTTTAAACGCATCGTCATCCTCTTCAAACGAGAGGTCATCAACAAAGATGATAAATTTCTGCGGCAGATCCCGCAGCTGTTCCACAATCGTTGGTAAGTCTTTCAGGTCAGATTTAGCAACTTCGATCAGGCGGAGATGGCAATTGCTATATCTATGTAACAACCCCTTAACTAAAGAAGATTTCCCCGAGCCACGACTACCATAGAGCAAAACGTGCAATGCAGGATAGCCTGCCAATAAAAACTCGGTATTCTTCAGCAAAGCATTTTTCTGGTATTCATAACCCGCTAGCTGATTAAGCTGGACTGGATCGGGGTGGGGAATGCCGACTAGTTGCCCCGATTGCCAACGCAAGGCGGGATATGCAAATAGCCCAGTCCCAAATTCACGGTAATAGGCTGCCAAATCTTCTAGGGCATCAGCCCAGTTTTCTAGCTGTTGCAGCTTTTCTCGTAGGGGCATTTCATGAACTGCCACCCCCTTTGAATCATAATTCCAGGCGACAGGAGCAGCAGGCAGATCGGCTGCAGTTTTTACTAACTGGCTGATCTTATCAGTACTAAACTTGTATATCCACTGCAAAGCTTGTAAATCTTGCTGAGCGGCTGCTATTAGGGCAGGTGGTAAGTTTGCTAAGTCTGTCTGCTGGACTTTACGAGTGAAGGGGTTATCATCTTGGAGAATTCGAGTAGTCAGATAGTCTTGCCAGCTTTGATTTGTAGCAGCGAGGGCTTTGAAGTAGCTGCCGTAGGCTTGGATGCAACCTAGTTCATCAATATCGCTGTGACGTAAAGATTGCAATAAGTCTAGTTGACGCAGAGACTGCAATAGATTGAGGAAAGCTTGACCAACTTCGTCAGAGAGGACAGACTGATAGAGCAATAAGGATGCTGCTTGGCGTTGGAGAAATTTGAACGAGGTGGCAACTTGAGTATCCATTACAGCAGTAATTGTCTTTGCAGTCTGGTTGATTAAAGCTCGCAAGTTTATGCCTGCGGATTAATGATTATTTTAGGTCTGTTTGCACTGTTGCGGATAATAAACCAACTCATTACCTAGTATGGCGATCGCACCTTTTCTCGCGCGACATAGCGATCGCCTTGCTAAAAATAGCAACTTAACAGAGATAGCCACAATGATAGAAAATATAATTGCTCAGTAACTCTGACACTTTTCCCTCGTGATTGCCATTTATCCTGGTAGCTTTGACCCTATCACCTTGGGACATCTCGATCTCATTGAGCGCGGCTGTCGGCTGTTTGAACAGGTAATAGTCGCTGTACTGCAAAACCCTAATAAAGCGCCAATGTTTACTGTGCAGGAGCGGCTAGAACAGATCCGCCGCTCTACGTTGCATCTACCCAATCTAGAAGTAGACTTCTTTGATGGTCTCACCGTGAACTATGCCCAAATGCGGCGAGCACAAGTCTTGCTGCGGGGTTTACGAGCGGTTTCAGACTTTGAAGCGGAGCTTCAGATGGCTCACATCAATAAAACGCTTTCCGATCAAATTGAAACCGTTTTTCTGGCAACTTCAAATGAATATAGTTTCTTAAGTAGTAGTGTGGTGAAAGAGATTGCCAGGTTTGGTGGTCCCATCGATCATCTTGTTCCTCAGCACGTTGCCCTAGATATCTACCGATGTCACGCCAAAACCCATCCCACCTAGAACCACCTGATCAGAACAAAAACAACACTCCTGGCGCAGATATCCAGCAGGAATTGAACCGACTGGAGGAGATTGTTCTTTCTAGTCCACACATTCCACTAACTCGGCGCACAGTGGTGGATGAAGAACTTTTGCTCGATCAGCTAGATTTGGTGCGACATAATCTACCAATAGCGTTTCAGCAGGCTCAAGCGATTATTGAGCAAAAAGAGGAAATTCTGCTACAGGCAGAACGACAAGCTGATGAAATTATTAAGGCGGCACAAGCTAGAGCAGCGCAAATTCTGAGTGAAACGGAAATTATGCGGCAAGCGGAATTGGCAGCAGAGCAGCTCCGACAACAAGTGGAACAGGAGTGTATTATCGTTCAGGAACAGAACCAGACTGAAATCGATCGGATGCGTCTTCAGGCTCAACAGGAGTTAGAACAGATGCGGCAAAAGGCGATCGCTGAGGCAGAAGAGATTCAACACGGAGCAGATGAATATGCTGATAGTGTGCTCAAAAATCTGGAGCAGCAACTGCACGATATATTACGAATCACTCACAACGGACGGCAACAACTGAATTCTATAATTTCACCCAACACCAACTCATCCTCTGCCCAGCCAAAAATCTAGCAGCGCTACCGATTAGAAAACGACTCTGATTTCCATCCTCTGGCTGCTGCTGGCGAGCGCTGTGCCATATAAACTCCTACAATTTCCCAGGTCTTGACATCGAGCGCTCACCACACCCAATGCTTGTTCCCCTTGTTGTCTACATCTGCATATTTAGGCATTGACATAAGCTTACACAGCCAAGGCTCGCCAACTCCACTTACTCTGGCTATTCCTGCTAAAGAAAAATGAGGAAGTTCTGCTAGTTCATAATCTGCCTCAAACGTTCATGTAGCCACCATCAACAACGAGATCGGCTGCTGTCATGTAGGATGACTCATTGCTAGCAAGGAATACAGCCGCGTTAGCAATTTCCTCTGGTTGCCCTGCTCGTGCCAGTGGTGCAATTTGTGTTGCATAGTTGATAAATCCGTCAATTGCCTCCTGTGGTAGATCTAATTTGCTTTGAAAGTCAGTTCGGACAATACCAGGACTCAAGGCATTGACACGGATTTTTCTTGTACTAAGCTCTGCTGCAAGCGATCGCGCCAAGGAACGCACAGCTGCCTTTGTTGCAAAGTAGATACTGCCTGTCGCTGCCCCTTTCTGATTAACGGCGGAAGCATTCAAGATGATGCTCGCTCCCTCATTCAGCAGGT
This window of the Chroococcidiopsis sp. CCMEE 29 genome carries:
- the rsmA gene encoding 16S rRNA (adenine(1518)-N(6)/adenine(1519)-N(6))-dimethyltransferase RsmA, whose amino-acid sequence is MEHRPRKQFAQHWLKSDKALNQIVQAAEITQCDRILEIGPGTGILTRRLLPLAQSVVAVEIDRDLCQLLAKQLGKTENFLLLQGDILSLDLASQLTPFPAFHNPNKVVANIPYNITGPILEKLLGTITNPATEPFDSIVLLVQKEVAERLYAQPSSRAFGALSVRVQYLAECELISLVPAGAFHPPPKVDSAVVRLRPRKLSPAANDPRRLETLVNLGFAAKRKMLRNNLKSIVDRDRLTQLLEQLEVNPQARAEDLSVAQWVALSNTLRVRVGEAGEAGEARV
- the ispE gene encoding 4-(cytidine 5'-diphospho)-2-C-methyl-D-erythritol kinase, producing MRSYTLIAPAKINLYLEILGDRPDGYHELAMVLQSINLTDKINLRSISTDTIRVHCEHPQVPMDKSNLAYRAAALMTAEFPAAFAQYGGVEITIQKQIPIAAGLAGGSTDAAAVLVGLDLLWKLGLTQSELQELAAQLGSDVPFCVAGGTAIATGRGDQLSPLPSLDNLYVVLGKYRSLTVSTPWAYQTYRQQFGSSYVTDTQSLESRARAVHSEAIVKAIIHEDGVEIGQRLHNDLERVVLPEYPQVLQLRQVFQDNGVLGAMMSGSGPTVFGLCESYAQAQQVQQQVRAAIPDPDLDLWLAQLCSTGIQVASSH
- a CDS encoding DUF3082 domain-containing protein — protein: MNNPTPTEKTIAQSHDTAQTLPSPVRCLSGALISGGMAIALYSLMTSIAQTFAAKPIHSDNPAVVNIASAVRTLVVGIVALGTGIFGLVALGLVALAVQILVQRLTKRFAPPSDRQ
- a CDS encoding ATP-binding protein, translated to MDTQVATSFKFLQRQAASLLLYQSVLSDEVGQAFLNLLQSLRQLDLLQSLRHSDIDELGCIQAYGSYFKALAATNQSWQDYLTTRILQDDNPFTRKVQQTDLANLPPALIAAAQQDLQALQWIYKFSTDKISQLVKTAADLPAAPVAWNYDSKGVAVHEMPLREKLQQLENWADALEDLAAYYREFGTGLFAYPALRWQSGQLVGIPHPDPVQLNQLAGYEYQKNALLKNTEFLLAGYPALHVLLYGSRGSGKSSLVKGLLHRYSNCHLRLIEVAKSDLKDLPTIVEQLRDLPQKFIIFVDDLSFEEDDDAFKALKVVLEGNLTARPQNVVIYATSNRRHLIREFFGDRPRPSNNEEVHAWDTVQEKLSFSDRFGLTLTFESADQPTYLTIVQHLAAQAGITLTQEDLEYRALQWATRHNGRSGRTARQFIDFLQADLAGVVKNS
- the coaD gene encoding pantetheine-phosphate adenylyltransferase, with the protein product MIAIYPGSFDPITLGHLDLIERGCRLFEQVIVAVLQNPNKAPMFTVQERLEQIRRSTLHLPNLEVDFFDGLTVNYAQMRRAQVLLRGLRAVSDFEAELQMAHINKTLSDQIETVFLATSNEYSFLSSSVVKEIARFGGPIDHLVPQHVALDIYRCHAKTHPT
- a CDS encoding DivIVA domain-containing protein, whose amino-acid sequence is MSRQNPSHLEPPDQNKNNTPGADIQQELNRLEEIVLSSPHIPLTRRTVVDEELLLDQLDLVRHNLPIAFQQAQAIIEQKEEILLQAERQADEIIKAAQARAAQILSETEIMRQAELAAEQLRQQVEQECIIVQEQNQTEIDRMRLQAQQELEQMRQKAIAEAEEIQHGADEYADSVLKNLEQQLHDILRITHNGRQQLNSIISPNTNSSSAQPKI
- a CDS encoding SDR family oxidoreductase is translated as MTRLHNKTAVITGGTTGIGFETTRQFIAEGARVIITGQNDNRLQTAVQMLGSKVIPVRADVRSLSDLNGLAARVKEEFGRLDILFANAGIGYFAPLEGVDEALYDNQFDINVKGVFFTVQKLLNLLNEGASIILNASAVNQKGAATGSIYFATKAAVRSLARSLAAELSTRKIRVNALSPGIVRTDFQSKLDLPQEAIDGFINYATQIAPLARAGQPEEIANAAVFLASNESSYMTAADLVVDGGYMNV